The following are from one region of the Lynx canadensis isolate LIC74 chromosome D4, mLynCan4.pri.v2, whole genome shotgun sequence genome:
- the SLC46A2 gene encoding thymic stromal cotransporter homolog, with protein sequence MGPEATCPWSGPLPRLRVRTLIEPVVASTQVAASLYEAGLLLVVKASFGAGASSNHSASPSPRDALEDEQQRAISNFYIVYNLVAGLTPLLSAYGLGWLSDRYHRKISICVSLLGFLLSRLGLLLKVLLDWPVEVLYGAAALNGLCGGFSAFWSGVMALGSLGSSEDRRSLRLILLDLILGLAGFCGSMASGHLFKQMTGHHSGQGLVLTACSVSCATFALVYSLLVLKVPESTASPRTALPAVDTVSGTIGTYRTLDPDQSDKQGVEGYPPSPGKAVPKKTVIALLFVGAVIYDLAVVGTVDVMPLFVLREPLRWNQVQVGYGMAAGYTIFITSFLGVLLFSRCFRDTTMIVIGMVSFGSGALLLAFVKKTYMFYIARAVMLFALIPVTTIRSAMSKLIKDSSYGKVFVILQLSLALTGVVTSTVYNKIYQLTMEKFVGTCFALSSFLSFLAIIPIGIVAYKQASWLQYGDIAEK encoded by the exons ATGGGCCCCGAGGCCACCTGCCCGTGGAGCGGCCCCCTGCCTCGCCTCCGGGTGAGGACCTTGATCGAGCCCGTGGTGGCGTCCACGCAGGTGGCCGCCTCCCTCTACGAAGCGGGGCTGCTCCTCGTGGTGAAGGCGTCCTTCGGAGCCGGGGCCTCCTCCAACCACAGCGCCAGCCCGTCGCCCCGGGACGCTCTGGAGGACGAACAGCAGAGGGCCATCTCCAACTTCTACATCGTCTACAACCTGGTGGCGGGCCTGACGCCCCTGCTGTCCGCCTACGGGCTGGGCTGGCTCAGCGACCGCTACCACCGCAAGATCTCCATCTGCGTGTCCCTGCTGGGCTTCCTGCTCTCCCGCCTGGGGCTGCTGCTCAAGGTGCTGCTGGACTGGCCCGTGGAGGTGCTGTACGGGGCGGCGGCGCTGAACGGGCTGTGCGGCGGCTTCTCCGCCTTCTGGTCGGGCGTCATGGCCCTGGGATCCCTCGGCTCCTCCGAGGACCGCCGCTCCCTGCGCCTCATCCTCCTCGACCTGATCCTGGGCCTGGCGGGATTCTGCGGGAGCATGGCCTCGGGGCACCTCTTCAAGCAGATGACTGGGCACCACTCGGGGCAGGGCCTGGTGCTGACGGCCTGCAGCGTGAGCTGTGCCACTTTTGCACTTGTGTACAGCCTCTTGGTACTGAAGGTCCCCGAGTCGACGGCCAGTCCCAGGACGGCACTCCCCGCTGTGGATACGGTGTCAGGCACCATTGGCACGTATCGTACCCTGGATCCCGATCAGTCAGACAAGCAGGGTGTGGAGGGGTACCCTCCATCTCCCGGGAAAGCAGTGCCCAAAAAGACTGTCATCGCCCTGCTCTTTGTGGGTGCCGTCATATATGACCTGGCAGTGGTGGGCACCGTGGACGTGATGCCCCTTTTTGTGCTCAGAGAGCCTCTCAGGTGGAATCAAGTGCAGGTGGGCTATGGTATGGCAGCCGGGTACACCATCTTCATCACCAGCTTCCTGGGCGTCCTGCTCTTCTCCCGCTGCTTCCGGGACACCACTATGATCGTGATTGGGATGGTCTCCTTTGGGTCGGGAGCCCTCCTCTTGGCTTTCGTGAAAAAGACATACATGTTCTACATCG CTCGAGCTGTCATGCTGTTCGCTCTCATCCCCGTCACAACCATCCGATCGGCAATGTCCAAACTCATAAAGGACTCCTCTTATG GAAAGGTGTTCGTCATCCTGCAGCTGTCCCTGGCTCTGACTGGGGTGGTGACGTCCACGGTGTACAACAAGATCTATCAGCTCACCATGGAGAAGTTCGTGGGCACCTGTTttgctctctcctcctttctctccttcctggccATCATCCCGATTGG CATCGTGGCCTACAAACAAGCCTCATGGCTGCAATATGGAGACATCGCAGAGAAATGA